The following DNA comes from Flammeovirgaceae bacterium.
AAAAACTGGAGGCGCTAAGCGCCCAACTCCGGTGGAACGAAGAGAAGAGCAAAAGGATAGAACAATTATCGGCCACCCCTCCCAGGGATTATAAGGCACGGTTCATGGTCAAGCTCGGTGAACACATCCGCTCCATCACCATCGATGAAATCCGCTTCTTCTTTGCCGATGGAAGGGACGTTTACCTGATTACCGCTGAGCAAAGGAAATTCATCATTGACTATACCCTGGAAGCACTGGAAAAAATGCTGGACCCAAAAGTATTTTACCGGGTGAACCGGTCCTACATCCTGAACATTTCCGCCATTCACGATGTGGTGGTTTACTCCAACAGCCGGTTGAAGATAACCCCGCACGCCAAATGGGAGAAGGACATTATTGTAAGCCGCGACAAGGTAAGCGATTTTAAACAATGGTTTGACGGGGAACACTAAACGCCCTCAAAAACAAAACCTGCCGGGGCAAGGCATCCCGGCAGGTTTTATTATCCATGTGGCCTATCCTGTCAATACCCGCAATATTCCAGTCCGAAATCCCCAATGGGCTGCCCGGGAGGTGCTTCCAAAGCTTTTTCGTTTTTAAACTCATCGGGTTCTTTTTCAAACCGGTCGATCTGCGCCAACACATAGTTATAATGTGCCTTCCAGTCTTCGTCACGGGTGGACTTCACCTTGGCAGACACCCACTCCTTCAGCTTGTCTATTTGCAATGCGGCAATGGCCTTTACCTGTGTGGAAGCCTGGTCGCTTGCCGCCAGGGAAAACATGTTGGCTAGCAACACGTTGTCCACCACTATCTGCACTGCACCTTCGTAGCCGGGCTTGGCACTGGCCTTGAACGTGTAGGCCACTGCCTTGTCCATTACGTTTTCCAGGCTGGGGAGCCTGGCGTCCCGCGAATGGTATTCAAACAGGCGGGCGGCACGGGCCGGGTGCAACAGCAGCCCGAAGCTCATGTCCGCGGCACTTTCCACGGCCGCCAGCGGGTCAAAGGTGAGGCCTGTACGTATCTTGATGACTTCCCGGTGCCGGGAGTAGCCCAACGGCCGCGGGGGTATCAACTTGATTATGCTTTCGGGCAATGCGAGCACACTGGGGTCAACTGTTTTTAACACCGCCTCAATGGCCTTGATCTGGTTTTGGGGAGGGACCATCTCCGTCACCGGCTGTCCGTCCCCGCGCAAGGCGTAGCGGTAGTTGAGCCCTCCTATTATTTTGGAGGCAGCTTCCGTCTGGTAGCGGTGAAAGAAATACATGGGCACCAACACCTCTTCCAACATGGCCATGGGGGTATTCATTTTGATATTGTCCTCGCCAAAGTTTTTGAGGGCAACAGAGCGCACCTCCAACATCCTCAACAGTTCATCGGAAGCATCCCGTCCATTGTCCCACAGGTGGGTATAGGGGTGGGCACTTCCCAACGGCCGTGCATCCTGGTCGGACAAAAACGTGAGCCCGGCCTTGAGCCCATTTTGGATGATATCGTTAAGGGCCTTGTCCTCATCGGTGCCAGGAGGGAAATCCTGGTACCCGTAAGCCACTGACATTTTATCAAAAGCCCCAATTTTATTGTCATAAGCGTTGGCCACGCTGATTTTCCCGTCTTTCAGCTCCACCATGGGGTGCGGATAATCCATTACCGAGGCGAGGCCTTCGGTGCTGGAGGAATAAGAGTGCGCCAGCCCCAGGGTATGCCCCACCTCGTGGGCGGCCAATTGCCGCAGGCGGGCCAGGGCCATCTGCTGCATTTCACCGGACACCGGCTTGCCTTCCCCATAAGGGGCAAGCAGCCCCTCGGCTATCAGGTAATCCTGACGTACGCGCAGGGAACCCAATGACACGTGGCCTTTGATGATCTCACCGGTGCGGGGGTCGGAGACCGAAGAACCATAAGACCATCCCCGTGTGGAGCGGTGCACCCACTGGATGAGGTTGTACCGCACATCCATGGGGTCTGCATCATCGGGCAGCATCTTCACCTGGAAGGCATTGATATAGCCTGCCGCTTCAAACGCTTGGTTCCACCAGCGGGCACCATCGAGCAATGCCGAGCGTATGGGCTCCGGCACGCCAGGGTCAAGGTAATACACGATGGGCTCCACCGCTTCGCTCCTGGCCGCGGTGGGGTCTTTTTTCTTCAGCCGGTGCCTCCTTATAAACCGCTTTTCAATGGGCTCGCTAATGGGGGTGGCATAGTCATAATAAGACATCTCGCCATAGCCTGCCCGTGGGTCAAACTTGCGTGGCTCATAACCATTGTCGGGAAGTTCCACAAAGGAATGGTGCAACCTTACGGTAACATTGTCAGGTGTAGGCGTCACGCTCCTGATGTAATTTCCGGTGGCATCCCCAACGAAGGTGAGGGTAGCCTCAAACTCGGAGTTTTTGGGAAAGCTTTTTACCCTGGGCAGGTAAATGGCCGAACGCGACTTGTCCAGGGAGTAATTTCCCTGCTTGCCAGACTTAAGCCTACCGATAATGTCATGGGCGTCCCTGAGTAGGAAATCCGTGGCATCGACAAGCACCCGGTTGGGCTCCTCCGCCACTACGGTAAAACCCCACAGGACCGATTGGGCAAATGCCTGCTCCACGGCCTTCCGCTCCATGGCATTGTCACTGTTGGCCCGGTATCCATAATTAGGTTGAAGGAGAAGCACTTTTGGCCCCCTCCTGTCAAATTTTACCACGCGCTCATCGCCAAGTTGTCCCCTGTCGAGCCCTATGTCGTTGGAGCCTATACCGGCAGGTAGGGAATTGACATACAAAAATTCGGTATCGAACTTATCAATGACCAAAAATACCTTGTCTTGCTTTTCGTCATAGTAGAACTCAAAAAAGCCTTCGTATTTTTTCATCCCGGCCGTTTTTGCCAGGATGGGGGATTGTATGGCCATGGCCGGTGAAGGCTCCTGTGCTTTTTGTTTTCTTCTCTGCGCATGGACGCCTACGGCCACCAGGCACAGCAGGATGCAGAGGAACGATTTGAGGTTCGTGTTCATAAGTGTAGAAGTGTTTTTTTTGTACGATCCTAAACTAGGGATAATTCCCCCTATTCAAAAGGCAAAAAACAAAACGGCCATCCCTGCCACTAGGGACGGCCATTTATGGCCATAGGTGGGGCTAAATGAGCTTGTCCTGGTTGGCCTTGGCAATGGCCTCCGATTTGCTCCTCACCTGCAGTTTTGAATAGATGTTTTTAATGTGCGTTTTGGACGTTTCCTTGGAAATAAACAATTCCTCGGAAATTTGGGTGTAGGTCTTCCCCTCGGCTATCAGCTGCAGGATTTCCGTTTCGCGCTTGGTGAGGGGGCTATTGGGGTTGAGGTGGAAATTATCGATGACCATCCGGGCTATCTTGCTGCTCATGGGGGCCCCGCCCCTGGTGATCTCGTCCAGGGCAGAGAGCAGTTCCATGTAATTGGCGCTTTTGGTAATATAGCCGGAGGCCCCGGATTTAAGGGCTTCGTACACCATTTCACTGTCTTCGTACACAGTCACCATGATAATGTCGGCATCGGGGCTTTTCTCTTTGATGATCTTTGTTCCTTTAATGCCGTTCATCCCCCCAGGCAACTCCACGTCCATCAATACAATGTCTGGCTTGTCGGTGTGCAAATGTTTGATGGCATCCTCGCAGTTGCCATAGCCGTTTACCACGGTAAATTTCTGTGAGCTGTCCACAATCATGGTAAAACTGCTCCTGATTTCCGGGTCGTCCTCAACAATCAGGACTCGTTTTTTAGGTTCGGTGTTCATATTTTCCCTTTAAATATATGTATTGGCAGAATCAGGCTTATTTCCGTTCCTGCCCCAGCGCGGCTTTGAATATACAGAATACCTCCAATTCTTTCCGCCCTTGCCTTCATATTTTTTAGGCCGTTCATCTTGGCCAGGGCCCCTTTGTCAAACCCCTTGCCGTCATCGGCCAGCTTCATCTCAAAGGCATCGTCCACGATTTTGAGCGTAAACGTTACATTTTTTGCCCCGGAATGGTTAAATGCGTTGGTCATGGCCTCTTTAAAAATAAGGTTGGCCTCCCGGCTAAACCCGTATGGCACACGCACATTTTTGGCCACGCTGTTGAGCGCACGGTACATCATTCCTTTTTCTTCAAACAGCTTTTCGCCAAAATCACGGATATGGAGAAAGAGTTTGGACAACTCGTCATTGCCGGGGTCAATGCTCCAGATAAAGTCACGCGCCCCCGTATAAAGGTATTTGGCCGACTCCTCCACCTTGTCGTACAGGGCCACCGCATTGCCATTGTTCAACTTCATCAGGCTTACATAGTTGATGATCCGGGTCAATTGGTTGCCCATTTCGTCATGAAAGTCCCTGGCAATTTCCTTTCGCAGGCTTTCCTGTTCCTGTTGGCGTATCCTTTCCACCTCCATTATCTTGTTTATCTTCTTGCGCACGCGCAGGTAAAAGACCAATACGATAAGGCCGGCCAGCATCAAGACCATGGCCACCTGGAATATTTCCGTTTGGTAAAAAGGGGCTTTTACCGTAAAGGCATAGCGCAAGGGCTGCCTGTCCCAACTCCCCTGGTTGTTGGTGGCCACCACGTTGAAAACGTACTCACCGGGAGGCAGGTTGCTATAGGTGGCACTGCCCACGGAAGAAGGTTGAGACCATGTTTTGTCAAAATTTTCGAGGAAATATTTAAACCTGACGGAAGACGGGTAACGTTTGTCCACCTGGTTGAATTGAAAGGTGATATGGTTCCTGTCTGCCGGGAATTTTGGCCGGTAGGGCACCCTGAAAAAACCGGCCAGGCTATCGGAATAGGCACGGCTGGAATACTGCCCATACAGGATTTCAATGTCGCGCAGGTGCAACGGAAAAGAACTCCAACCTTCCCGTGGCAGTTCGTTATACCGATAGACGCCATCTATCAGCCCAAAATATTTTTCCCCATCGAGCAAAAAGGCATTGCGGTTTGTCTCCACCCCTTCCAGGCCATTTTCATAACCATAGTGAAGGTTTTGTTCAATCCCCAACCGGGCGTTTAACTTGAGCCGGGTGATCCCTTGCTCGGTCCCCACCCAGACAATGTTGTCGCTGTCTGCGGCCACAAAATAAATAAAGTCCGAAGGCAGGCCGTCAGCGG
Coding sequences within:
- a CDS encoding response regulator transcription factor, with amino-acid sequence MSSPLALQVLIVEDEAPAAEKLERYLQKYSDSIKVVNKTETVTDTVRWLKDNQDKIDLIFMDVQLKDGISFSVFQEVKIEKPIIFITAYNEFALDAFKVNSIDYLLKPITFTDLSASLKKLEALSAQLRWNEEKSKRIEQLSATPPRDYKARFMVKLGEHIRSITIDEIRFFFADGRDVYLITAEQRKFIIDYTLEALEKMLDPKVFYRVNRSYILNISAIHDVVVYSNSRLKITPHAKWEKDIIVSRDKVSDFKQWFDGEH
- a CDS encoding zinc-dependent metalloprotease — protein: MNTNLKSFLCILLCLVAVGVHAQRRKQKAQEPSPAMAIQSPILAKTAGMKKYEGFFEFYYDEKQDKVFLVIDKFDTEFLYVNSLPAGIGSNDIGLDRGQLGDERVVKFDRRGPKVLLLQPNYGYRANSDNAMERKAVEQAFAQSVLWGFTVVAEEPNRVLVDATDFLLRDAHDIIGRLKSGKQGNYSLDKSRSAIYLPRVKSFPKNSEFEATLTFVGDATGNYIRSVTPTPDNVTVRLHHSFVELPDNGYEPRKFDPRAGYGEMSYYDYATPISEPIEKRFIRRHRLKKKDPTAARSEAVEPIVYYLDPGVPEPIRSALLDGARWWNQAFEAAGYINAFQVKMLPDDADPMDVRYNLIQWVHRSTRGWSYGSSVSDPRTGEIIKGHVSLGSLRVRQDYLIAEGLLAPYGEGKPVSGEMQQMALARLRQLAAHEVGHTLGLAHSYSSSTEGLASVMDYPHPMVELKDGKISVANAYDNKIGAFDKMSVAYGYQDFPPGTDEDKALNDIIQNGLKAGLTFLSDQDARPLGSAHPYTHLWDNGRDASDELLRMLEVRSVALKNFGEDNIKMNTPMAMLEEVLVPMYFFHRYQTEAASKIIGGLNYRYALRGDGQPVTEMVPPQNQIKAIEAVLKTVDPSVLALPESIIKLIPPRPLGYSRHREVIKIRTGLTFDPLAAVESAADMSFGLLLHPARAARLFEYHSRDARLPSLENVMDKAVAYTFKASAKPGYEGAVQIVVDNVLLANMFSLAASDQASTQVKAIAALQIDKLKEWVSAKVKSTRDEDWKAHYNYVLAQIDRFEKEPDEFKNEKALEAPPGQPIGDFGLEYCGY
- a CDS encoding response regulator transcription factor; translation: MNTEPKKRVLIVEDDPEIRSSFTMIVDSSQKFTVVNGYGNCEDAIKHLHTDKPDIVLMDVELPGGMNGIKGTKIIKEKSPDADIIMVTVYEDSEMVYEALKSGASGYITKSANYMELLSALDEITRGGAPMSSKIARMVIDNFHLNPNSPLTKRETEILQLIAEGKTYTQISEELFISKETSKTHIKNIYSKLQVRSKSEAIAKANQDKLI